The genomic region GTACTGTGCTTACAACTTTCTGTGTTTGtcatttcaaaacagaaaaatataaatatataaagcatgCATATGAAAGTCCTCCTTTATAAGAAGAAACTTCTGTTACCAATGTCTTCAGTTCTTGTGTTTCTTTCTAAAACTgtgtacttctttttttaaaaaaatatcttattatttatttacttttttaatatatacaaatattttattatttgtttacttttttggctgtgctgggtcttcatggctgctctctagttgtggtgagtggggctgttctctagttgcgggcttcgggctactctagttgcggcggcttctcttgttgtggacggTGGGCTCTGGGGCgcgtgggtttcagtagttgtggcacaccagcCCGGTTGTCCCTCGGCacctggaatcttcccagaccaggggtggaaccagtgtcccctgcattacaaggcagtTTCTTAGCCACCGGAGCACCAAGGATGGCCTTTCTATACTCCTAAATGCGGGCATGTGCAGTTTTTCTGCCCCTCCCTGCATAAAATTGAGCATTCTCCACCTATTCACCTTGCTTTTGTCACTTAGCAATATACatgtgtttggggttttttggttctgttttttgtttgtttgtcttttgccATGCCTCTgggcattcaggatcttagttccccgaccatgGATAGAATCCATGCCCCACTGCAGTGAAATCGCCAAGCCCTAATCACTGGagcactagggaattccctacaTGTGTATCTTTGATGtattgacccttttatcattatgaaatattcTTCTTTGTCTCTAGCAAAATGTTTTTAACATCTGTTGCATTGATACCAATTTTGTCCTTCTCACTCTCTTATGGTTATTCTTTGCATGGTATTTTTCTTATCCTTTTTATGTCTAGAAAGTTAGATCTAAAGTACATTGCATATGCTTGGGTCTGACTTTCTTATTGAGGCTGACAGAGTATTATTATCTATTGCTTCATGACAAATTATCCCATTAACATCATAAAATAATTCATACTTATTGTCTTACAGTTTCTGAAGTTTGGAGTCCAGGAGTGGCTTAACTAGGTGGTTGTGGTGTTGAGTTTTCATGAAGCTACAGTCAAACTATCAATGACGTTGCTATCATCTGAAAGAAGTTTTGGCAAACTATGGCAGTGGGCTAAATCCACCCAATGCCTGTTTTTGTAAGACTCACAATCTAAGAATAATTTCCGCACTTTAaaatagctggggaaaaaaagaataatatttcataacACTGAAAATGATGTGAAATAcacatttcagtgtccataaatagtTTTATTGGGACATAGTCATGCTCTTTCATTTATGTATTGCCTATTGGCTGCTTTTGTGCTTCACCAGCGGATTTCAGGAATTTTTCAGGTCACTCACAACGCCTAATGGGTTTACGATGTGGCTTGGCAGcttaacagtaaagaatctgcctgcagtgcaggagatttcAGTTTGAATCTGGGCTGGGATCTcttagagagggaaatggcaacccactccagtgttcttgcctggaaaatcccatggccagaggagctcggccagctgcagtccatggggtggcaaagagctggacatgacttagtaactaaataacACAGCAAGAACATTATAGGAAAAGTTTGCAACCCCTATCCTAAAGGCTTGACTGGGATTGGAGGAGTTCTCCAAAGAGGGCTCACACATGTGGCTGTTGGCAGGAGTTTCAGTCTCTTGTCACATGAACACTTACCTAGTACTGTTCAAGAAGTTACTGACTCCTCCGAGAGCAGTGATGGAAAAGAGTGGCAGCAATAGGGCAAGCCAAGACAGAAGCTGCAGTGTCTCATAACCCAGCTGGTATCACTACTTCTGCCATATTCTCTTAGTCCTACATAGCAACACTGGTGCAGTTTGGGAGGTGTTCACACAGGGTGTGAGCATCATCGGAGGCCACTTTGGAAGCTGACTACCACAGATGATCTCTGACTTTTGATTGAAAAGTTTATTTCATTCACACTTGATGTCATGATTGATACAGCTAGCTTTATGGCTGCCGTTTTGTTGTCTGTTTTCACTCTCTGTGACTCCTTCACTACCTTCTCCGGTGTTAAACAACTTTTAGTATACTATTTAAATTcctctgttggtttttttttaaactgtatattTTGAAAGCTGGCTTTTAAATGGTCACTCTAAGGATGACAATATTTACACTGTAAATTATCACAGTCAACTTTAGGTTAACACATATTGAATTCCAGTAAAATATAGCAGCCTTGTTCCAACATATCTCCATTTCCCACCTTATTTTGTGCTACTGTTGTTACATCACATCCATATATGTTATACACTCTACAGCACAGTGTTATAATTTCCACTTTTACAgccacatttttaaaggaaaaaaacaaaaaagaaaaacattgattttttaaaatgtttatcctCATATTTATAATTTCTAGGAGTCCTCACTTCTTTCTTCCTGTGGATTTGATGTCATTTTCTTTCAAAGTGAGGACTTTCTTTAGCATTTCCAACAGGGTAGATCAGCTCACAATGAATTCTTGATTTTTGTCTGCTTGAGAAGgtctttcttttgccttcagttttgttctttaaatatttatttagctattttattatttttggctgtgttgggtcttagctgtgacatgcgggatcttcctgtGGCCTGCAAGACCCTTAGTTGCAGCCTGCTGgcgtctctctagttgtggcaaatgggtTAGAGTGCTCTATAGTGTGAcccgtgggcttagctgccctggggcatgtgggaacttagttccccaaccagggatcgaactctcagcctctgcattggcaggaggattcttaaccactgcaccaccagtgaagtcccttgccttcagttttaaaatgtagttttgttGAATATAGAATTAttgacagttttcttttctttagcacTCTGAATAAATCATTCAACTGCATTCTGGCCTCCATTGTTTCTGTGAACAGTTAGTTATTTCTGTTAACACATGCTGTTTCCCTGTATGTGTTGAGCTGTTTTTCACTTGCAGCTTTCAAAATTGTCTTTGTCGTTTTTCCTTCTTCCAGCAGTCTGACTATGTTGGGTCTAGGTATGGATCTCTTTGTATATATCCTACTTGCAGTACATTGAGCTTCTTGGATCTAGAAGCTAATGTCTTCCATAAAATTGGGCAAGTTTGCAGCCCTTATTTCTTCAGACGTTTTGTAGCAGTGATACAAAATCAGACATGACCTCCCCAGCTCTTTGGGGGCCCCTCTCCCTAAGCCCTTCTAGGCTCATGTCTGATGTGTTATCTCCATAGCCATTCCTGGGCAGTAACTGTTCAGTGAGACAAGAGAGAGTCCAGAAGGAGGAGCCTCAGACTGGAGGTTGCCCAGGTCATCCCTTCTCCCTTCCTGACCCCTCCTAGCATCCATTCAGGGTCTGAGGGCTCCCAGAACATCTTTTATCAGAGTTTGACAAATCCATAGAATCATCTGGAGAACTAAATGAACATATTGATGCCTGGGACCTGCTACTGATATACTAGGTTGGAACATATGGAATGATTAATATGTAAGCACTTTTAAACCTAcaaaaatggtatttttatatagtttaatCTAATCATGGTCAGAGTTGGGATCAgatatcaatattttttaaaagctccccaggaGATTGCAATGTACAACTGTTTGAGAACTAGACTAGGTGAATGAATGAGACAATAAACTGAATGAGCAACTGAGTGAGCACTAACAAATAACTGGATATGTGAACAGGTGAGTGTGTGAAAGAATAAGAGGGAATAAATGGATGCATgaaagtataaataaatgaattactaAATCAACACAAAGGTGAtggtaaagggatgtctgaataaATGACAGATGGTTAATGAACTTATGATGAGATAAATGGGTGCATAAATAGTTGGGAATGGATCATGAAGAGATGAATGGATGACTGGatagataaaaatggagaaatgaatGGATGACTGGATGGAGAGGtgaatggacagatggatggatggatggatgtgctGTAAGGCAGAGAACTGCATGGACAAATGAAGGAGTgaagagatgaatggatgaatgaaattTGGATGTAAGGATGGCTGAATGGATAGACATATGGactaataaatgagtaaatagatGCTTGAATAGATGGATAGGTGAAAGATTGGATGATagctgaatggataaatggaGAGGAAGATCGactaatgagtgaatgaatgattggATATTTAGGTGTATGGATGAACATATATTTGCATGACTGTTTAGAAATATTGCTGGATGATGAGAGAGATAGGtggagagatgaatggatgggtggatgaatgaggGGTTGGATGAAAAGATGACTGAACAGATGGATAAATAGATTAGCGAGTGGCTAGATATTTGGATGTTGAATAGGTATATGGACTTTTGGTTAGATGGATATAGGGCTGGATGGGACAACAGGTTATGTTGCCCTAATGGTCCAGGAGCAAGCAACGAGAATGAAGACAGAACGAGAAATCTGGTGCAATGGGTTAGGGGACCTGCAGCCTTTACTGGACTGAGGTACAGAGTCCACTCTGAGTCCAGCTTTTAGTCCTAATTGCAGACTACAAGACTTTCTCAGATCTTATCTTTCTCAAGACACATGCTGTGTTAATATACTCCTAAATGTCATGGACTACACTGACATAGTCCAGATCTCCTTGTGTTTACCCCAGGCCGTTCCCTTCTGGGCTCGTCTTGGGAACAATTAGCAAGTGCGTAGGCAGCGTTCATTTCTGGTGCCAACCCAGGGCTCTAAGGTCCATTCTTTCATGATCCCAGTCATACTCCCTTCTGGGTCTGGCCTTGGGGTTTGTAACAAGGTGATTATtcttaagaaaaacatgaaagataaTCATTAACATAATTTCTTAATATACGCTGCTTTTCCAGGTGCTATTTCTGTGAAATTTCTCAAGGCTGTAAAAGTACATTATTAGGAATTCCGACTACAAGACTGCACAGTGGTTGAGCACGTAGCCTTGGGAGCCAGACCACCTTGATTTGCATCCTGGTTCTGCCATTTGTggactctgtgacctcaggcagtaaacttcatttttctttgcctgtttcctcatcattTACACGTGGAAGACAGTAATAGTTCCTACCTACTGGCATTGTGAGGAGTGAATGGGTTGATACACTCAAAGGCCTAGATTCATTATGATGAGAAGATGGATGACCAGATGACTGGACGGCTGAATGGACAGGCCATGactgaatcaaaaagaaagagacaatgaGGGTAGTGAGTGGAGTCACATATACTCATGAGACACCCTCAGACATTTTATTAGGGGCTTAGAAAGGGTCCTACAGGATCTTCCCCTGTGTTCCCAAGTGTTATGGCCCCAGGAATAGATCAGATCTGGACGTAGGACAAGGTGACATCACCATGGATCTCCACCAAGTCCACCCTCTGGAAGGCTGAGAGGCGATGGGAGAAGTCGAAGAGGTGCTGGCCATTGGCATACACCTTGAAGCGATCTGCGCCACAACGAATGGAGAGCTGCAGGGAGAAGGGCAGGCATGAGGCCAGGACCAGGACAGATGCCTCGGAGGGGAGCAGGGAAACAGACCCCAGACTCACATCAAAGAACTGTCCAGGACCAAACGGGTTGTAGGGGACCTTCCTCTCCTCAGATCCCCAGGAGCCATTCAGAAAGCTGTTCCGAACCACTGCACCCTCGTTCATGCGGGGGTTAATGTGCAGAGCCACGTCCCCCGAGGATCCCACCTTGAAGTTGATGACAAAGCtagaggcagagaggaaggcaggagtGAGATGGGGGTAtgggaggggggttgggggagcACCTTGATCCCCAAGGAAGGAGGGAACTGGGGCCTGGACTCCCAGGTCTCCAAAGGAGGAGGGTGTTGAGGGCTCAGACTCCTAGGTCTGAGCGATGAGGGGGCAGAGATTTTGCACCTCAATCTAGATTCTGTACCTCTTGGCTGTGGGGGGTATATAGCCCTTGATAATGATGGTTCTTCGAGCTATGAGCCCCCCTTGCAGTCTCCCATTAAATGGCACAGGCTGTGGAAAGAAAACATGACACCCCAACATCTCTCAGGTCCCCAGAAGCCAGAGGCAGGGATGAATTTTCAGAGAGGAGCGTTCACTTACCCTGGGAAATGCTCCAAACCTCCAACCCCCACCAACTCCAACCACCAATTCTACCCTCTACCCACCCACCTCTGGTCCCAAATGTGCTCGCCTATTCTATTTCCAAACTTCTCAGGGCTCCCTATGATCAGGACCTCCCACTCCTGTTTTCCCACAAACTGCCCACCACAGAACCCTAAACTCCCGCCGGAGACCTTACCGGGTTGAAGGCTGGGGGTCCCTCCATGGTCTGTGAAGTGAGGAAGAGGAGATACTATTCTGTAATATTCGACAAAAATTAGGGCACACCTATGGCATACAGGGGccgtccctgatggctcagaggtaaagaatccacctgccaatgcaggagatgtgggttcagtccctgagttgggaagttcacccagagaaggaaatggcaacccactctggtattcttgcctggagaattccatggacagaggagcctggcgggctacagtctatggggtcacaaacagtcagacaagactgagcgattaaacaacTACTACTAGATGCAGGCATATCTCTAGGTGCTGGATTAATACAACTGGGGATCCAATCTGACCACCCCCCAACTCTTACCACCCAACACCCAAATGACCACACACCGTCCCACTTACAGGCAGTCTACTTTGTTGTTGATAGTACTGTCCGGGACTCTACATGGAGAGAAGGAAGACATGAATGGCGAGAGTCCGGGGGCCCCAGTGCCTCCTCAGCCACTGAACCCCCACCTCGAGGGGAAGTCCATCACCCACCAGCAGGTACTTACTGAGTACGCCTGAGCAGGCATGGGCATCTGTGGGcacagaggagaaggaggcaatgaGGGGGACCCCAAACTAGGGCCTGGAAGGTGCCAAGGATGCCTGCCCCAGGGCAGTCCACCACCACCGTCCAAGGGAACTCTGGGTGTACCCAGATGGCTCACTCATGGCGAGGAACTCATCAAGTTTAGGGATCTTCAGtgcacctcaccccacccctttaGGACAAGGCTGATAAAGTCTATTCTTGCACCTGCCCCGTCCTGGCTTCCTGCTGTCCCAGGACCCTCATccactcctctcctccctcctcaatCCAGGAGCCCCTCGATAAAGCGAGCACCCTCAGAACACCTCCCAAGCCCACACAGTGCTCACTTCATCGCCAACCACGATTTGCCCCTCACTCTATGTGACCACCCTGGGGCAACCAGGGGTGCTTTTACCAGCCAAGTTCCTTCTCTCCCCTGTCTGTCTCAGCCTTTTTTCAGTCTGTGTGGGACTCTGGCTCTCCCTGTCTCTGATTCTCTCTcactcaccctcaccttctcatcTGTGGCTCCTTGTGCCCGGAAAACCTTTTCCCCCATCTAGACAATTTTTCTTTaccctttctttctgtttctaacGAATCCTTTCTGTCTTGACTTCTGTGTTAAGCCAGCTATTGTGAaggtccttttaaaaataacttcattgttttttttttctcctgcctgTATTGTGCAtttggtgggatcttagttctccgaccagggattgaacccaagtgctCAGCAGTGAAAGAATAGAGTCGTAATCCCTAGACCACCAGCGAATTCccatactgttttttatttttaagatacacTGATGAGGGAATTCCCTCATTTTTGGCAGTGAGGcccaaaataaatcaataataaaatacattgatGGAGCACAAGAGTAAAATGAGGTTACCATAGGCCCGAGGTTACCTTAAGGATGAAGACATTCCTCACTGGGGAGGCAGAGGAGCGAGTGGTTTGATCTGTGTCTCTGCCGATTATAAGctccatgaccttgggcaagttatttaagcgctccgtgcctcagtttccacatctgtagaatggggctGCTGACTGTCAGAGAATACTTTcccctgggaggggctgggggactCACAGGTTGAGAAGGGGAGAGCCCTCAGCTGAAGGACATGCCAGGGGTGTGGAGTCTGAGCTGCTCCAAGCTGTGCTGCTCTGGCGGTTCTAGTGCCTGTGTTTTGGTGGCCGATCGTTCACTGTGGACCTGGGAGTGGGTTTCATGGTCACTGGGTCTGTGCTTTCCTACTCAGCTCACCTATTTCTCCTCCAGAAAGTCCTTCCTTAGGACcctgcagggaattccctgatggtccagaggtTGGGACTCTGCACTTTGACTACCAAGGGccaaggttcaatctctggtcagggaacaaggatCTTGTAAGCCAAGTGGCACagccaaacaataaataaaaataaataaaacaaaatgatggTGGAGAAAATGGTGCAAAtaccttagaaaaagaaataaagactctCCAAACCTCCTTTATACCCCCCACCCCGGCACTGACCACCTCTGGCCACCACCATCTGGTAACACAGACCTCTTCCTAGTAGATTGTCTTGGTTGCCGCTGGGTCCATGGAATCACCCAGCCATGGGTCTGGCACAGAGAAAGTGCCCAGGAAATAAGTAAACGTGGGCATTGATTAAGGAAGGAAACAAGCAGACAGGAGAGACTCCACACACCTGGTGTGAGGGGGGCTGGCCTCCAATGAAGTTAATTGATTGAAGCGTCAAGTCGCCATCCACATGCAGGTGGGTGACCATCTGCAGTGGGATCCGGTGCTTAAACTCATAGAAAGGAGTCCCATTCACCACCACCTGGAGAGCAGGGGTAAGGTCAGAGTAG from Muntiacus reevesi chromosome 2, mMunRee1.1, whole genome shotgun sequence harbors:
- the LGALS4 gene encoding galectin-4; the protein is MAFIPAPGYQPTYNPTLPYHNPIPGGLRVGMSIYIQGVASEHMKRFFVNFEVGQSQGADVAFHFNPRFDGWDKVVLNSKQNGSWGNEERKMSMPFRKGAAFELVFMVMTEHFKVVVNGTPFYEFKHRIPLQMVTHLHVDGDLTLQSINFIGGQPPSHQMPMPAQAYSSPGQYYQQQSRLPTMEGPPAFNPPVPFNGRLQGGLIARRTIIIKGYIPPTAKSFVINFKVGSSGDVALHINPRMNEGAVVRNSFLNGSWGSEERKVPYNPFGPGQFFDLSIRCGADRFKVYANGQHLFDFSHRLSAFQRVDLVEIHGDVTLSYVQI